The Camelina sativa cultivar DH55 chromosome 14, Cs, whole genome shotgun sequence genome includes a window with the following:
- the LOC104738856 gene encoding ELMO domain-containing protein A isoform X3: MVGTRSWIGGLFTRSNRRQDKSSVDYTLSPLQEERLQRLQDRMVVPFDETRTDHQESLKSLWNVAYPNVSLTGLVTEQWKEMGWQGPNPSTDFRGCGFIALENLLFSARTYPACFRRLLFKQRGDRAKWEYPFAVAGINISFMLIQMLDLQNNAKPKCLPGMNFLKLLEEDEKAFDVLYCIAFAMMDAQWLAMHASYMEFNEVLQATRNQLERELSLDDIHRIQDLPAYNLLFQ, encoded by the exons ATGGTTGGAACAAGATCATGGATAGGAGGGCTCTTCACACGCTCCAATAGACGTCAAGACAAGTCATCAGTCGATTACACTTTGTCCCCTCTTCAG GAGGAAAGACTTCAAAGACTGCAAGACCGTATGGTTGTACCTTTCGACGAGACACGAACTGATCATCAG GAATCACTAAAATCATTGTGGAATGTCGCGTATCCGAATGTTAGTCTCACGGGTTTAGTAACAGAACAGTGGAAAGAAATGGGATGGCAAGGTCCCAATCCATCTACCGATTTCAG GGGTTGCGGATTTATCGCTCTAGAGAATTTGCTATTTTCTGCAAGAACTTATCCG GCTTGTTTCCGGAGGCTGTTGTTCAAACAAAGAGGCGACCGGGCAAAGTGGGAGTACCCTTTTGCGGTGGCCGGAATCAACATCTCCTTCATGTTGATCCAAATGCTCGATTTACAAAATAATG cAAAGCCGAAATGTCTTCCAGGGATGAATTTTCTCAAACTCTTAGAAG AAGACGAGAAAGCATTCGATGTACTATACTGTATAGCTTTCGCGATGATGGATGCTCAATGGCTTGCAATGCACGCTTCTTACATGGAATTCAAT GAAGTATTACAGGCGACTCGGAATCAGCTAGAGAGAGAGCTTTCTTTGGATGATATTCATCGGATTCAAGATCTTCCTGCCTACAATCTTTTGTtccaatag
- the LOC104738856 gene encoding ELMO domain-containing protein A isoform X1: MKFRKRRQFFPSCSSHHQVEDDEAWERREKGNKEPRWQWSSSSAHVIAQLANYLFYEPVVVATGMVGTRSWIGGLFTRSNRRQDKSSVDYTLSPLQEERLQRLQDRMVVPFDETRTDHQESLKSLWNVAYPNVSLTGLVTEQWKEMGWQGPNPSTDFRGCGFIALENLLFSARTYPACFRRLLFKQRGDRAKWEYPFAVAGINISFMLIQMLDLQNNAKPKCLPGMNFLKLLEEDEKAFDVLYCIAFAMMDAQWLAMHASYMEFNEVLQATRNQLERELSLDDIHRIQDLPAYNLLFQ, encoded by the exons ATGAAGTTCAGGAAGCGTAGGCAGTTCTTTCCTTCTTGTTCGTCTCATCACCAA GTAGAGGACGATGAAGCGTGGGAAAGGCGAGAAAAAGGCAACAAAGAGCCGAGATGGCAGTGGTCAAGTAGTTCCGCTCACGTAATAGCTCAATTGgctaattatttgtttta TGAACCGGTGGTTGTAGCTACGGGTATGGTTGGAACAAGATCATGGATAGGAGGGCTCTTCACACGCTCCAATAGACGTCAAGACAAGTCATCAGTCGATTACACTTTGTCCCCTCTTCAG GAGGAAAGACTTCAAAGACTGCAAGACCGTATGGTTGTACCTTTCGACGAGACACGAACTGATCATCAG GAATCACTAAAATCATTGTGGAATGTCGCGTATCCGAATGTTAGTCTCACGGGTTTAGTAACAGAACAGTGGAAAGAAATGGGATGGCAAGGTCCCAATCCATCTACCGATTTCAG GGGTTGCGGATTTATCGCTCTAGAGAATTTGCTATTTTCTGCAAGAACTTATCCG GCTTGTTTCCGGAGGCTGTTGTTCAAACAAAGAGGCGACCGGGCAAAGTGGGAGTACCCTTTTGCGGTGGCCGGAATCAACATCTCCTTCATGTTGATCCAAATGCTCGATTTACAAAATAATG cAAAGCCGAAATGTCTTCCAGGGATGAATTTTCTCAAACTCTTAGAAG AAGACGAGAAAGCATTCGATGTACTATACTGTATAGCTTTCGCGATGATGGATGCTCAATGGCTTGCAATGCACGCTTCTTACATGGAATTCAAT GAAGTATTACAGGCGACTCGGAATCAGCTAGAGAGAGAGCTTTCTTTGGATGATATTCATCGGATTCAAGATCTTCCTGCCTACAATCTTTTGTtccaatag
- the LOC104738856 gene encoding ELMO domain-containing protein A isoform X2 yields MKRGKGEKKATKSRDGSGQVVPLTEPVVVATGMVGTRSWIGGLFTRSNRRQDKSSVDYTLSPLQEERLQRLQDRMVVPFDETRTDHQESLKSLWNVAYPNVSLTGLVTEQWKEMGWQGPNPSTDFRGCGFIALENLLFSARTYPACFRRLLFKQRGDRAKWEYPFAVAGINISFMLIQMLDLQNNAKPKCLPGMNFLKLLEEDEKAFDVLYCIAFAMMDAQWLAMHASYMEFNEVLQATRNQLERELSLDDIHRIQDLPAYNLLFQ; encoded by the exons ATGAAGCGTGGGAAAGGCGAGAAAAAGGCAACAAAGAGCCGAGATGGCAGTGGTCAAGTAGTTCCGCTCAC TGAACCGGTGGTTGTAGCTACGGGTATGGTTGGAACAAGATCATGGATAGGAGGGCTCTTCACACGCTCCAATAGACGTCAAGACAAGTCATCAGTCGATTACACTTTGTCCCCTCTTCAG GAGGAAAGACTTCAAAGACTGCAAGACCGTATGGTTGTACCTTTCGACGAGACACGAACTGATCATCAG GAATCACTAAAATCATTGTGGAATGTCGCGTATCCGAATGTTAGTCTCACGGGTTTAGTAACAGAACAGTGGAAAGAAATGGGATGGCAAGGTCCCAATCCATCTACCGATTTCAG GGGTTGCGGATTTATCGCTCTAGAGAATTTGCTATTTTCTGCAAGAACTTATCCG GCTTGTTTCCGGAGGCTGTTGTTCAAACAAAGAGGCGACCGGGCAAAGTGGGAGTACCCTTTTGCGGTGGCCGGAATCAACATCTCCTTCATGTTGATCCAAATGCTCGATTTACAAAATAATG cAAAGCCGAAATGTCTTCCAGGGATGAATTTTCTCAAACTCTTAGAAG AAGACGAGAAAGCATTCGATGTACTATACTGTATAGCTTTCGCGATGATGGATGCTCAATGGCTTGCAATGCACGCTTCTTACATGGAATTCAAT GAAGTATTACAGGCGACTCGGAATCAGCTAGAGAGAGAGCTTTCTTTGGATGATATTCATCGGATTCAAGATCTTCCTGCCTACAATCTTTTGTtccaatag
- the LOC104738853 gene encoding photosystem II repair protein PSB27-H1, chloroplastic-like, whose product MASASATATLLKPNPPPHKPSITASVSPPLPPPRRNHLLRRDFLSLAATSTVLIQSIQFLAPAPVSAAEDEEYIKDTSAVISKVRNTLSMAKTDPNVADAVAELREASNSWVAKYRKEKALLGKTSFRDIYSALNAVSGHYVSFGPTAPIPAKRKARILEEMETAEKALSRGR is encoded by the coding sequence ATGGCTTCAGCATCAGCGACAGCTACTCTTCTCAAACCCAATCCTCCGCCGCATAAACCGTCCATCACCGCCTCCGTATCTCCGCCTCTTCCTCCCCCACGTCGCAACCACCTCCTCCGCCGCGATTTCCTCTCTCTAGCGGCCACATCCACGGTTCTGATCCAATCAATCCAGTTTCTAGCTCCGGCGCCGGTCTCTGCCGCCGAAGATGAAGAGTATATTAAAGATACATCGGCAGTGATCAGTAAAGTTAGGAACACGCTTTCGATGGCGAAGACAGATCCGAATGTGGCTGACGCGGTGGCTGAGCTGAGAGAAGCGTCCAACTCATGGGTTGCCAAGTACCGGAAAGAGAAAGCTCTTCTCGGAAAAACTTCTTTCCGGGACATTTACTCGGCGTTGAATGCGGTTTCGGGTCATTATGTGAGTTTTGGTCCGACGGCTCCGATTCCGGCGAAGAGGAAGGCGAGGATTCTTGAAGAGATGGAGACTGCTGAAAAAGCTCTCTCAAGAGGCAGATAA
- the LOC104738855 gene encoding uncharacterized protein LOC104738855, giving the protein MVNVKGSTKKSNLDRFLHCITPLVPPQSLPKAENRTLNRLWHPWEREKVEFFRLSDLWDCYDEWSAYGASVPIHLSNGESSLVQYYVPYLSAIQIFTSHSSLIRLREESEDGECEGRDPFSDSGSDESVSEEGPENNNTLLHPNDRLGYLYLQYFERSAPYTRVPLMDKINELAQRYPGLMSLRSVDLSPASWMSVAWYPIYHIPMGRTIKDLSTCFLTYHTLSSSFQDMEPEENGGDKERMRKEGEDITLLPFGMATYKMQLQGDVWLSQDHDDQERLASLYSVADSWLKQLRVQHHDFNYFCSMSMTHRG; this is encoded by the exons ATGGTGAACGTTAAAGGGTCTacaaaaaaatcgaatcttGATCGATTCCTTCATTGCATAACACCTCTAGTCCCACCCCAATCTCTCCCCAAG GCGGAGAATAGAACCCTAAATCGATTGTGGCATCCATGGGAGAGAGAAAAGGTTGAGTTTTTCAGGTTGAGTGATTTGTGGGATTGTTATGATGAGTGGAGCGCTTATGGAGCTAGTGTTCCTATTCATCTTTCCAATGGTGAATCATCTCTTGTTCAATACTATGTTCCTTACCTCTCTGCCATCCAGATTTTCACCTCTCACTCCTCCTTGATCAGATTAAG GGAAGAGTCTGAAGATGGGGAATGTGAGGGTAGGGATCCTTTTAGCGATTCAGGTAGTGATGAGAGTGTCTCTGAGGAAGGACCTGAGAACAACAACACGCTCTTGCATCCAAATGATCGTTTGGGTTATCTTTATCTCCAATACTTTGAGAGATCAGCTCCTTATACCAGAGTTCCTCTCATGGATAAG ATCAATGAATTGGCTCAGAGATACCCTGGATTGATGTCGTTGAGAAGCGTAGATCTTTCTCCAGCTAGTTGGATGTCGGTAGCGTGGTACCCGATTTACCATATACCAATGGGAAGAACCATTAAAGACTTATCCACTTGTTTCCTCACTTATCACactctttcctcttctttccAAG ATATGGAACCAGAAGAAAATGGTGGAGACAAGGAGAGGATGCGGAAGGAAGGGGAAGACATAACTCTGCTCCCATTTGGGATGGCTACTTACAAGATGCAATTGCAAGGCGATGTTTGGCTTTCGCAGGATCATGATGATCAAGAAAGATTGGCTTCGCTCTATAGCGTTGCAGATTCTTGGCTGAAACAGCTTAGGGTCCAACATCATGACTTCAACTACTTCTGCAGTATGTCAATGACTCATCGTGGCTAA